The nucleotide sequence TGATTCTATTTGATAAATCAAAACATACATTCATAATACAATTCAAACGAAGCTAGACTACGACTAGGATTTTTTACTATCTATATAAACATTAATAAAATCTCGCCTCGACCTAACGGTGTTTATGCTTTTCCCGCTACTCTTGGAAATATTCCTATCGCTCAAACTTTTTCCAGACGCCATCAAGTTGTCAATTGTCGTTCTCAAGACATCATCGGTGTTATTTCTTTTTGCAATATGCGTATAGCCAGTCCCTAACATTTTATTGTCTTTAGCTGCTTTGCTTCTCTCTTCATCATTTAGTGCAGGATCTATCGGAGACAATCCCATGACACCATATTTTTTCATATTTCTATTATAACGAGGATTGTCTTTGTTTTTCCAGAACCATTTAGAAACATACTTGGCAAGTCTATCTACTTCGTCATTGTCGAGAGGACCTCTATCAGGCCAGTGCTCCACAATCTTCGTAGAATTATAATTGTTCAGATAGAGTAATAAGGAATTAAAAAGACTTGGTTCATCAATCTGCTTTCTGACGTTAGCATTAGACCACATCCTTGCAATATAAAATAGCTCCGGGTTTCTTCCTGAGAATATTCCGTTTCTCATATTTTCAAAATACTGTTTTTTGCTGGGCAATTCTACGAAGCTGGCTAAATCTTTCAGCATATAGGAGTTATCATGCCACGAAGTGTCCCAGGCTCCAGAAAAAGGATTCTTAATTATGACATGGGTAAAATCTTTGTCTGCTTTTAACTTCTCGGTGTATGCGTACCTAATCGCATTAAAGTATTCTATGGGTTTTCTGCGAATCTTATTGTCGTTGCGACCGCAAGTCCAGTACACAGAATCTTTCAATTCATACAAAATATGGGAGTGCCCATTCTGAGAATTGACGATCACTATCGTTGGTTCTGGGAGGCCAACCGTACTCCATGCGTTCGCGGAATCCTCATAGTCTAGATCGAAGCAAAGATAAGATCGCCGCGACCTTGGCAAAGCAAGGTAGACACCCTCCCTGAAGGCCATAGCTGGATGCGATAATTTGTCACACTGTTTGTCGTATCCCCACAGAATACTATTATCGAAGTGCATTTTAAATCTTCTTTGCGGCGATGAATCAGAAGACTCATCTTCATATTCTTCAAACTCTGGAAAATCTTGCACGGAATAACAGTACTTAATTTCTGTCCCTGCTAGATCTTCTTCGAGAGGCAGGGCTGTATTGTCTTGAATTGGCTCTTTTCGACATAAATCCAGAACCCATTCTGGGGCAGGACTGATCGGCAGATTCTTTTTTATCGTATAGAATTTAAATGTCACAGGATGTATTGAGCCTGGAGCTACGACCTGGAATCCTGAGCCTAGCACATCAAAGACAACGATACTCATGGATTGACCAGGAATAATTTCAACATCTTTTTTCTCTTGATGTTTTCGATAAACAAATCCATCTGTCGGATATTGATAATAATAGTGATTCTTGCCGCTGCCAGTCTCAATGGTCAAAGTATTCTTGAAATCTTCTGAAATGTTGTTTTCTGAAAGATATTTTTCAAAACATTCTACATGATCAATATCCAGGACAATCACGCCACTCGCAGGACCGCAAGCGACACCAGCATTGTTTCTTATGTAATCTAATGCGTTGAATTCATCTTTTTCAACACAGGCTTTCGACCAGCCGCATTTGATAGGTGCTTTTTCTTTATTTTTCTGTTCCGGCAAAGCTCTGACCGGTATTAACGAAAATATTTTCGACAGTTCTTCAAAAACTTCAATTCTATCTAGCTCATTAAATTCAGTCAGATTGTTAATCTTTTCGACCAGCTCATTCGGAAGCTGTCGAACTGCGGGCATAAGATCTTCTTCGTCCCGGAAAGACATACCAACACCTCTATTGACTACAGCAGAGATACAAGCATTCGACCACTATAAAATGACTTGTTTTTCAAAAACAAAATATTATTTTCAAATTTTGACAGTACAAAATACGGTTTTCTGCCGTTGATAATTTTCAAAAATTCATCACTTAGCTCTATGAATTCAACGCTAGCGTATAAATGCCAACAGCTTCAATGATCTATTGAGCCAGGTTGGCCAAAC is from Solidesulfovibrio magneticus RS-1 and encodes:
- a CDS encoding replication initiation protein; translation: MSFRDEEDLMPAVRQLPNELVEKINNLTEFNELDRIEVFEELSKIFSLIPVRALPEQKNKEKAPIKCGWSKACVEKDEFNALDYIRNNAGVACGPASGVIVLDIDHVECFEKYLSENNISEDFKNTLTIETGSGKNHYYYQYPTDGFVYRKHQEKKDVEIIPGQSMSIVVFDVLGSGFQVVAPGSIHPVTFKFYTIKKNLPISPAPEWVLDLCRKEPIQDNTALPLEEDLAGTEIKYCYSVQDFPEFEEYEDESSDSSPQRRFKMHFDNSILWGYDKQCDKLSHPAMAFREGVYLALPRSRRSYLCFDLDYEDSANAWSTVGLPEPTIVIVNSQNGHSHILYELKDSVYWTCGRNDNKIRRKPIEYFNAIRYAYTEKLKADKDFTHVIIKNPFSGAWDTSWHDNSYMLKDLASFVELPSKKQYFENMRNGIFSGRNPELFYIARMWSNANVRKQIDEPSLFNSLLLYLNNYNSTKIVEHWPDRGPLDNDEVDRLAKYVSKWFWKNKDNPRYNRNMKKYGVMGLSPIDPALNDEERSKAAKDNKMLGTGYTHIAKRNNTDDVLRTTIDNLMASGKSLSDRNISKSSGKSINTVRSRRDFINVYIDSKKS